From Camelina sativa cultivar DH55 chromosome 7, Cs, whole genome shotgun sequence, one genomic window encodes:
- the LOC104700751 gene encoding chaperone protein dnaJ 39-like, whose amino-acid sequence MRSRSESKEDVGEDELRRRNPYEVLGIPTNSTDQEIKSAYRRMALRYHPDKNPNDPVAADMFEEITFAYEVLSDPENRHQYDDTTGSEAPGPENEDLELDLSSLGAVNTIFAALFNKLGVQIKTTVSANLLEEALNGTVTTLPLMVGQGVSRKVEKQSAHFYSVTLTEEEAEAGLICKVQSSSKNKFKLLYFDQEENGGLSLALQEDSRKTGKLSTAGLYFFGFPVYRFDHRVNSRALSRDPETGFFKRLDAFQPFEITELKPGSHVFAVYGDNFFKSVSYTLEIFSSAPFENEKENLRSTEAHIVSKRTELLKFESEYHEVFAQFTEMASKCTGEVQEIDELLKRRNEICAAYTIFPPTKQSSSKNRSWSKGKSKKKSSLLMEPREEGEVAVREEDRVKKKKWYKIQLRQDKKKT is encoded by the exons ATGAGATCGAGATCGGAGAGTAAAGAAGACGTCGGAGAAGATGAACTCCGACGACGAAACCCTTATGAAGTCCTTGGCATACCTACCAATTCGACTGATCAAGAGATCAAAAGTGCTTATCGAAGAATGGCTCTCAG GTACCATCCTGATAAGAATCCAAACGACCCGGTTGCAGCTGATATGTTTGAGGAGATTACATTTGCTTATGAGGTCTTGTCTGATCCGGAGAATCGGCATCAGTATGATGATACTACTGGCTCTGAG GCTCCTGGTCCGGAAAATGAAGATCTTGAGCTTGATCTTTCAAGCTTAGGAGCTGTCAATACAATATTCGCCGCGCTGTTCAA TAAGCTTGGTGTGCAAATCAAGACAACTGTCTCAGCAAATTTATTGGAGGAAGCGCTGAATGGTACGGTTACTACTTTGCCTCTTATGGTTGGGCAAGGTGTTTCCAGAAAG GTTGAAAAACAATCGGCTCACTTTTATTCTGTTACgttaacagaagaagaagccgaGGCCGGATTAATCTGTAAAGTGCAGTCATCTTCTAAGAACAAATTCAAG TTACTTTACTTTGATCAAGAAGAGAATGGAGGACTGAGCTTGGCCCTACAG GAAGACAGCAGGAAAACAGGAAAGCTCTCAACTGCAGGGTTATACTTTTTCGGCTTCCCTGTTTACCGTTTCGATCACAGGGTTAATTCA AGGGCTCTCTCAAGGGATCCAGAGACCGGATTTTTCAAAAGGCTCGATGCATTCCAACCGTTTGAGATCACTGAACTGAAACCTGGATCTCATGTATTTGCTGTTTACg GtgacaattttttcaaaagtgtGAGCTACACTCTAGAAATATTCTCATCTGCTCCATTcgaaaatgagaaagagaatcTCCGGTCCACTGAAGCACATATAGTCTCGAAAAGAACTGAGCTATTGAAGTTTGAGTCTGAATATCACGAGGTCTTTGCACAGTTCACAGAGATGGCTAGTAAATGCACAGGGGAAGTACAagag atCGATGAGCTTCTCAAGAGGAGGAACGAGATATGTGCGGCGTACACAATCTTTCCACCGACGAAGCAAAGttcaagcaagaacagaagctGGAGCAAGGGAAAGAGCAAGAAAAAGAGCAGTCTTCTAATGGAAcctagagaagaaggagaagtcgCAGTTAGGGAAGAAGatagagtgaagaagaagaaatggtaCAAAATTCAGCTGAGgcaagacaagaaaaaaacctGA